The stretch of DNA GCACCGCTGCTCGCGCCTTTGACATGGGCACCACTGGCTCGGTGCCGCTGGGCCTTGGCCCACATGGCTGTGCTGTCGCCTGATTATTTTCCACGGAATTAAGTGTAGTAATATATTTGAATAATGACCATTCCCGCCGTATTTGTGCAGTTACGAAAGGTATTTGCCGTGAATAATCTTGTTCTTGCTTCTTCTTCCACCGAGGCAACTGCGCTGGAAGAGGCCCGCACTCGTCTAGCTGAAGTTGCCGGGACGCTGGGCACACTAAGCAGTAATCTACTAGCCGCTGTCACCAACCCCACCGCAGGAGAACTGGTAGAAGTCGATCAGGGCGCGCTGGTTGATTTCGCCGAGAAGGAGCTACTGCTGCTCGCTGGCGCACTGGCCAGCGCATTCCCCACCGGGCAGGGAACCGCCGCACCCTTGAGCCTGCTCGCCACCTTGGCTTCTGGACACAGCGTCCGGCTCGTCTCAGCCACCAAAACTTTAGAGGTGCAGGAGTCNCCCGTGCAGATGGTGCACGCTGACGGCCGTCTTCAGGAAGCCGCTGCAGCATTCGTGCAACAGGCTACCGATCTGCTCTTGCCCGCCTTGGCTCAAAGCCCTAGCGTTTCGCTTTCTGCTGCCCTACCGGCACGCACTGGCGCACCAGCTGGTGCAGCCACCACAACCACAAAGAGTCCAGCGCCGGTACAAGGTGGCTGTGCCTGCGGAGGCCACGACGAGCCCGGCCTGTCCGAACTGGATACCCGCGTCATTCCGCACGCCATCCGTCACGCAACCATTTTCGGTGCACTTGAAGGGCTCACCGCAGGCCGCGGCATCCTGCTGATCGCCAACCACAANCCCCTGCCGCTGCTGGCACAGTTGGAACAGCGCTCCGCCGGTAAGTTCGCCGTTGACTACGTACAAAACGGTCCCGAACTGTGGAAGCTGAGCATGGTCCGTAACTAACCGGTCGCCCAAACCAAAGGACACCGCTTGCGGTTGTGGACACCGTTCTAACGGTGTCCACAACCGCAAGCGGTGTCCTTAATAAAACGAACGCTACAGCGCGGCTTCAATCCCGGCAGTAGCCAAGGGATCGGAATCGTTCAGGAACGTGGTGATGCGTGCAGCTTCATCGGACTCGCCGATAGCCCCTGCGGCCCGTCCCAGAGCATAGAGCGCACGCAGGAATCCGCGGTTACCCTCATGCTCGTAGGGGACCGGACCGGTGCCGCGCCAGCCATTGCGGCGCAATGCGTCCAAGCCGCGGTGGTAGCCGGTGCGTGCGTAGGCGTAGGACTCAATGGTCCGGCCTTCCGCATACGCCTCGTCTGCCAGAATGGCCCACAAAAGCGATGAAGTGGGGTTCGCCGCAGCCAAATCAACTGCCTCGTCCCNCGCGTCCAGCCGAGCCTGAACCTCCGCCTCAACGGGGAGCAACGTGGGCTCGGGGCCGAGGAGGTTTCTACGGAAATCTTCGCTCATGTTACTTGAACGTCTTGCCGGCGGAGCCAAGCTGCTGGGCAGCTTCGACAACGCGTGCGGCCAGACCCTTTTCGGCAGAGGCGCCCCAAACGCGGGNGTCATAGGTCTTCTTGTTGCCAACTTCGCCGTCTACCTTCAGAACGCCGCTGTAGTTGGTGAACATGTGATCAACCACAGGGCGCGTGTACGCGTACTGGGTATCGGTGTCGACATTCATCTTGATGACACCGAAGGAAACGGCGTCAGCAATTTCCTTATCAGAGGATCCCGAACCGCCGTGGAAGACCAGATCGAAGGGGTNTTCCTTACCGATCTTGGCGCCAACAGCTGCCTGGATTTCCTTCAAGAGTTCCGGACGCAGCTTAACGTTGCCAGCCTTGTACACGCCGTGTACGTTACCGAAGGTCAGTGCCGTGATGTAGCGGCCATGCTCACCTGTTCCCAGGGCCGCAATAGTAGCCAGACCGTCTTCGATCGTGGAGTACAGCTTGTCGTTGATGGCGTTCTCGACGCCGTCTTCCTCGCCACCAACAGCACCGATCTCAACTTCCAAGATCATCTTTGCTGCGTGCGTGCGGGCCAGCAGTTCGCGGCCGATGCGCAGGTTTTCCTCGAGGGTTTCGTGCGAACCGTCCCACATGTGGGAGTTGAAGATCGGGTCGCGACCGGCGGCAACTTCGCGCTCGGAGGCTTCCAGCANGGGCAGCACAAAGCCCTCCAGCTTGTCCTTCGGGCAGTGGTCGGTGTGCAGGGCCACGTTGATGGGGTAGTTCTTGGCAACTTCGCGGGCGAACGCGGCGAAGCCCAAAGATCCGGCCACCATGTCCTTCACGCTGGCGCCGGACCAGTAGGCTGCGCCACCGGTGGAAACCTGGATGATGCCGTCAGTTCCGGCGTCTGCGAAGCCCTGCAGGGTTGCGTTCAGGGTCTGGGAAGAAGTCACGTTGACCGCGGNGTAGGCGAAGCCGCCAGCCTTGGCACGATCAATCATTTCGGCATACTTGTCCGGTGTTGCAATGGGCATTGAGAGCTCCTCTGGGCTGAACGGTACAAGGAGGCGGACACTGGGCCGCTTCCCGCATGGCTACTTCCATCTTAGCCAGTGCCCTCACGGCAGCGAAGTTCGTGTCGCTACTGCCCAATTTGTGGACTGGCCAGGCACGACGGCGCGCCCCGGCTTCAGTGCCGGGACGCGCCGTCGTGCTGGTGTGCTGGCTGTAGTTATCTGCCGTGCCGGCTGATGGCCAGGGCGAAGCCGTAGTTCATACTGCCGATGCCCGTGACATTGTCATAGCCTTTGGTGGTGGTCAGGGACGTGTCAAGGTTCATCGATACCAGGTACTGGTTCCCCGTACTGGGGCTGGTAAATGCCAGTGCCTGTTGCCTGCGCGGCGATGTCACGTCGGTGAACGTTCCCCGTTGCTGGCGGCTGGTGGAGTAGATGACGGGGTTCGCGAAGCCGAGCGTTTTGCCGCTGACTTGCTGTGCCACAGCCATCTGTCCGGCCGACAAGGGCGCGGCCAGGGACGTGCCTCCGTAGGTTTGGATGGTGAAAGGATCGGTGGTCAGGGTGCTGTCATTGTTGATGGGACTGATGCCGATCACGTATCCGGTGTAAGGATCCGCCAGCGAGGAAATGTCAGGCATGACCCGCTGGCCGAGTGAGAGCGAACGGGGCACCACACCTTNTTGGTAGGCGGGCTGGGCAAAGACGGCGCTGACGCCGCNCCCGGCTCCTCCACGAAATTCCGCCCNCGGAAGGGCCGATACATAGGCGCCGTCAACGATCTGGTCACGCACACTGCCCCACCCTGTCTCAAACATGTACGTGCCCTTCTTGGACACCGCAAGGCTTGTGCCTCCCACCGCGGTGACCCACGGCGAGCTGGCAGGGAAGTCCGGGGATGTGTAGCCAAGGTTTGCGGCTTCATCGCCCGAATCACCGCTGGAGAAGTACAACCCGATCCCTTCACCTGCTGCCTGCAGTTGGATGTTGACCTCGCCGAGGATGACATCCGCCGGGAGCGCCTCGCCAAGGTTGCCGTAACTGTTGCTGACAATGTTGGCCAGCTTGTGGTCGAGGATTTTGGACATGGCAACGTCCAGCCCGCCGCCACAGTTGAACCCGCCAACATACAGGATCTTGGCCGCAGGTGCTGTGCCGTGGACTGAGGCCACGTCAAGGGCCTGTTCTGGCTGCCATCCGCTAGGTCCGCCGCAGAGATCCTGATCAACAAACTCGCTGGGATCTGGGACAATCTGCTGGTAGCTGTGCCCATCCATTTGCGGCAACCCATAGGTGGCCGAGTACGTGTTGATGTCTGAGAGCATGGTGGGCGATGCGTAGGCGTCAATGATCGCCACGGTTTGCCCCTGNNCCGTCAGCGGCGGGCGGCCGTGGCCGGTCTTGGTCAGATCGCCCTTGCCGTAGGCAGACTGGATCTGACGTGGAGTGTAACCACACACGTACGTCGGATAGCTGGTCTTGCCATAGGCGCTGGGAACCGTATCGCTGTGCTGCCCAAAGTAGTTTGAGCAGGCCGCTGTTGGTGCTGGCGGCTGGGTGTGGCGCGCCTGCGGCGTTGGCTGGGTGCCGCCGTCGGGCGTGGCGTAGTTTGGGTGGGTGAGCAGGCTGCCCTGATCAACCGAGACCCCGGCAACCGGAGCCGCAATACTCGCCGGCAGGGTTGGCGCCTTGGACGGGCCCACCACAGTGGTTCCCTTGAAGTCATAGTTGTGTAGCTCGGCGTCAAACGTGGCGTTCAGTTGTGCGACGGTGCCCCGAAACACTACGAACAGGCGGCTCTCAGGCGTTCCGGTAGTAACCAAACCCTGATCTTTGAGGTAGGTGAGCACGGAGTCATACGACTTTTGGGTAGGAGAATACCTGCCGATCCATTGGGCCGGCGAAAGCCACTGGCCGTAGCTGCGGTTTCCGGGCGTGGAGACTGCCGTGGCCAGCGCCTTGGCGCNCCTGAGATCGCGGAGCTGGAAGTAAATCTCGCCTTCAACGCTCGCATCGGCTGCTGCGGCGCCTTGGTTGTTTGCCGGCTCCGCCCAACTGGGAACGCCACCGGGATACGCCGTGTCTGAGGATGTCGGGGCGGCCGTTGCCGCTGTCGTGCCAAAGGCGAAAACACAGGCCAGGGCAGCACCGATGGCCAGAGTTTTGCTGATAAATTTTCGCGGTTTGAATGATGTTCTCATCAGAGATCCTTCACCGGGCAGGCACCCTGTGCGCCCGCACACGACGAATACTCATCCTCTGAAAATACTGGCTATAGCCTGGGAGAAACATGTGAATATTTCTGCCAGCCCCGGGCTAGGAGACGCTTTGGTTGAACACGTGGCGGCGAATCCATGCATGCATGGCAATGCCGGCTGCGGAGGCGGCATTGATGGAACGGGTAGAACCAAACTGTTCAATGGACAGGGTGGTTTGTGCAGCGGCGTGCACCTCATCACTCAGCCCGGGGCCTTCCTGGCCAANAACAANAACGCAGTTCTTGGGCAGCTCATAGGTTTCCAGCTGTTCGGAGTCCGGGAAAATATCGATGCCAATGATCACCAAACCCTCACCCTGCGCCCACGAAACAAAGTCCTCAACGGTGGGGTGGTGGCGCACGTGCTGGTAGCGGTCGGTGACCATGGCGCCACGCTTGTTCCACCGCCGTCGGCCAATAATGTGCACTTCCTTGGCCAGGAACGCATTGGCAGTGCGCACCACGGTGCCAATGTTCATATCGTGCTGCCAGTTCTCAATGGCTACATGGAAGTCGTGGCGCCGCGTGTCCAGCTCAGCCACAATGGCCTCCATGCTCCAGTACCTGTACTGATCGAGCACATTGCGCCGGTCACCCTCGGCCAGCAGTTCCGGGTCCCAATGCTCACCCTCGGGCAGTTCGCCTTCCCACGGACCAACCCNCACTTCGTGGTGCGGTTCAACGTATTCAGGAGCGTCAGGGCAGGACTTTCACCGGTTTTGTTCACCGTATAACTTTACGCACAAGTGCCGGGCATAGGAGCAACAGGCCATTTCTCTGCAAGACTGATTACTAAAATCAGTATCCAAGGAGATCTATGACTACTGCGTCCAACCGCCAGCCTGCCGACATCGAATGCTGGCTCACCGATATGGACGGCGTCCTCGTCCATGAAAACAAGGCAGTTCCNGGCGCCGCTGAATTGATTCAGCGGTGGGTGGACACCTCNAAACGNTTTTTGGTGCTGACCAACAACTCCATCTTCACTCCGCGCGATCTGGCGGCTCGGTTGAAGGCCTCAGGATTGGAAATTCCGGAGGAGAATCTGTGGACCTCGGCCTTGGCTACCGCCCAGTTCCTGAAGTCCCAGATGCCCCATGGGCGCGCCTTTGTCATAGGCGAGGCGGGACTGACCACAGCGTTGCATGAGGCTGGCTTCATCCTCACCGACCAGAACCCCGACTACGTGGTTCTCGGTGAAACACGCAACTATTCCTTCGAGGCCATCACCCAGGCCATCCGCCTCATTGGCCACGGTGCACGATTCATCGCCACCAACCCCGACGCCACCGGGCCGTCCCAAGAGGGCCCCATGCCGGCAACTGGNGCTATCGCGGCCTTGATCACCAAGGCCACGGGTCGTGAACCCTATGTTGTGGGCAAACCGAACCCCATGATGTTCCGCTCGGCCATGAACCGGATTCAAGCTCACTCGGAGACCACGGCCATGATCGGGGACCGCATGGATACAGACATCATCGCCGGCATGGAAGCTGGCCTGCACACGGTTCTGGTGTTTACCGGCATCACCCAACCCGAAGACATTGACGCCTACCCGTTCCGACCTGACCAAACCATGAACTCCGTGGCCGATCTGCTCGACCACCTCTAACCGGACACGCTGGCCCAGAGCGGCCACCTGACGACGAGCAGCTTAGCGAGCAAAATGCCATAGTTTGACGAAAATGCCATAGTTCGTACTATGGCATTTTCGTCAAACCCTGGCATTTTCGTTTTAGGAGCCCAGGCGTCCTCCGGAGGCCTCCAAATAGCACGTGCCGCACAGCGATTCATACCAAACGTCAGCACCCTCGATGGCAACCTGGTCGCCGTCGAACACTACTTGTTCACCCACACGGCGGGTGTTGANAAGGGCCTTCCGCCCGCAACGGCAAATCGTTTTCAGTTCCTCCAAAGCATGGGCGATCTCCAGCAATCTGGCAGCGCCCGGGAATGCCTTGGTCTTGAAGTCAGTCCGGATTCCGTACGCAATGACGGGCACACCATCTTGGACCGCGATCCGAAACAACCCGTCGATCTGTTGGGGCGTCAGGAACTGGGCCTCGTCAACCAGCAGACAGGCAACCGGAGGCACATCCACGTGTTCAAGCAACGCGTCAGGATCGTCTCCGGCCGCGTGGGCAGCAAAGGTGAGCCGTACGTCATCCTCCGGTTGAATCAGGAAGTCCANCGTCCNGGAGATCCCCAGCCGGGACACGATGGTGCCGGAGCCCTTGGAATCGANCCCGGGCTTGACCAGCAAAACCCGCTGGCCGCGTTCCTCATAGTTATAGGCCACCTGCAGCAACCCTGTGGATTTGCCGGAATTCATGGCGCCGTAGCGAAAATACAGTTTTGCCATAGCGGTGCGTCCTAGTCCAGGCCGAGCTCGTCCTTGCCAAATACAAACAAGTACGGGACGTTGGCCTCGGCCTCGATGCGCTCTTTGGCGCCGGTGTCCCGGTCAACAATCACAGCCACGGCCTGAATATTGCNCCCTGCTTTGCGGACACCTTCGACGGCGGTCAGCGCGGAGCCGCCGGTGGTGGAGGTGTCTTCCAGAACCACTACCTTGCGCCCATCAACGCTGGGGCCTTCCACCTGGCGGCCCATTCCGTAAGACTNTTGCGCCTTGCGGACCACAAACGCGTCAATGGACCGGCCGGCATCCCCTGCAGCGTGCATCAGAGCGGTACCGACCGGGTCTGCACCCATGGTCAAGCCGCCGGCTGTCTCAAAGTCAATGCAGGCGTCGTCCAACATGGCCAGCATGACCCGGCCAGCCAGGCGGGATGCCTCGTGGTGGAGAGTGATGCGGCGCAGGTCTATGTAGTAGTCGGCTTCCTTGCCGGAGGAGAGGATGACCTTGCCGCGAACAACGGCCAGTTCCTTCACAAGTTCCAGTAGGCGGGCGCGGTCAGCAGCAAGAGTTGAAGTCATGTTCTCCATTCTAATTGGGCCAAGCAGCACCTCCGAAACCCTCGGCCGATAGCGCCTCCCGCCCTCCCCAACACTCGCTACCCTCGTTTGGGGCCCCTCGGCCGATAGCGCCTCCCGCCCTCCCCAACACTCGCTACCCTCGTTTGGGGCCCTCGGCCGATAGCGCCTCCCGCCCTCCCCAACACTCGCTACCCTCGTTTGGGGCCCCTCGGCCGATAGGCTTAGCCCATGCGCGCATTACAAGCACAGATCATTGGCGAACTTGGCGTTCGACCCACCATTGAGCCAGCTGCGGAAATCACTCGGCGGGTGCAATTCCTGAAGGACTACCTAAAGGCCACCGGCACCAAGGGCTATGTGCTGGGAATCAGCGGCGGCCTGGATTCAACGCTGGCAGGGCGGCTGGCACAATTGGCGGTTGAGGAACTCGCCGAGGAAGGTGTTGAGGCGAATTTCATCGCAGTCCGCCTCCCGTACGGTGTCCAGCACGACGAGGACGACGCCCAAAAGGCCTTGGAATTCATCAACGCGAAGACCGAATGGACATTCAACATTGCCCCGGCAGTGGATGGCTTTGAAACTGAGTTCGCTACCACAGCTACCGATGATGTCACCGATTTCAACAAGGGAAACATCAAAGCCCGCTCCCGCATGATCGCCCAGTACGCACTAGCAGGGCAGGAGAACCTGCTGGTCATCGGCACTGATCATGCAGCGGAATCCGTCACCGGTTTCTTCACCAAGTTTGGTGACGGCGGGGCTGACATCCTCCCGCTGTATACCTTGAACAAACGTCAGAACCGGTCTCTTCTGAAGGAACTGGGCGCCTCAGAACAGCTCTACAACAAGGTACCCACCGCAGACCTGCTCGACGGCGTCCCCGGCCGCACCGACGAGGAGGAGCTCGGCATCACGTACGAAGAAATCGACGACTACCTCGAAGGCAAAGAGATCCCAGAGGCAGCTGCCAGATCGATTGAACGCCGCTTNTTGCAGAGCCGACACAAGCGCACCACCCCGGTTTCCCTGCTCGATAGCTGGTGGCGCTAACCCAGCACCACCGTGAAGGCTCAGAACGCTTAGGCGTATATTCAAGGTAAATCGAACACCGGCACCGAGAGGTGGACACCATGAACGTCACTGAAGAGTTCCGCACGGCACGCAACAAACTCCTTGCGATGCGGCTAGATAATGCTCGGGCCCAACGCGAATTTATCTGGCCCCGCTTCACAGAGTTCAACTTTGCGCTGGACTGGATCGATAAAATCGCCGAAGANCCCTCCACGGGCGCCAACCCCGCGCTGATCATTGTGGAACAGGATGGCACCTCCACCCGCCGCACTTTCAAGGAGCTCTCCGCCCGCTCCAACCAGGTTGCCAACTGGCTGCGGCACAAAGGCATCCGCCGCGGTGACCACATGATCATCATGTTGGGCAACCAGGTTGAATTGTGGGAACTGATGCTGGCCTGCATCAAGCTGGGCGTGATCATGATTCCCACCACCACCATGATGGGCCCGGCGGACCTGCGGGACCGTGTGGAGCGCGGCAAGGCCCGGTGGGTGTGTGCACGCGTGGATGATGCAGCCAAGTTTGCCGACGTCCCTGGTGACTACACATTGGTCTGCATCGAGCCCGACGGCGCTGGCCCCGGCGCTGGCCCTGACACTGGCCCCGGCACTGGCCCCACCCAGAGCAACACCGCNCCCACAACCGTCGCAGGTGCTGCTGCGGCGGCGAACCGCCCCGTCCTTGACTATGCAGAGTCCATCACCGCTGCAGCGGATTTCACNCCCGACGCTCCCACCTTGGCCGATGAAACCATGCTGCTGTATTTCACCTCCGGCACCACATCCAAGGCCAAATTGGTGGAACACACGCACACTTCCTACCCTGTGGGCCATCTATCCACCATGTACTGGATTGGGTTGGAACCTGGCGATGTCCACCTCAATGTCGCTTCACCGGGTTGGGCCAAGCACGCATGGTCGAACGTTTTCGCACCCTGGATCGCCGAGGCGTGCGTGTTCGTCTACAACTATTCACGTTTTGACGCCGCCGCTCTCATGGGGCAGATGGAGAAGGAGCACGTCACTAGTTTCTGCGCTCCGCCCACAGTTTGGCGCATGCTCATTCAGGCCGATCTGACACTGCTCAAACACCCGCCCACCAAGGTTGTTTCTGCCGGTGAACCGCTCAATGCCGAAGTGATTGGCC from Arthrobacter polaris encodes:
- a CDS encoding DUF2249 domain-containing protein — its product is MNNLVLASSSTEATALEEARTRLAEVAGTLGTLSSNLLAAVTNPTAGELVEVDQGALVDFAEKELLLLAGALASAFPTGQGTAAPLSLLATLASGHSVRLVSATKTLEVQESPVQMVHADGRLQEAAAAFVQQATDLLLPALAQSPSVSLSAALPARTGAPAGAATTTTKSPAPVQGGCACGGHDEPGLSELDTRVIPHAIRHATIFGALEGLTAGRGILLIANHXPLPLLAQLEQRSAGKFAVDYVQNGPELWKLSMVRN
- a CDS encoding DUF3151 domain-containing protein; translated protein: MSEDFRRNLLGPEPTLLPVEAEVQARLDAXDEAVDLAAANPTSSLLWAILADEAYAEGRTIESYAYARTGYHRGLDALRRNGWRGTGPVPYEHEGNRGFLRALYALGRAAGAIGESDEAARITTFLNDSDPLATAGIEAAL
- the fbaA gene encoding class II fructose-bisphosphate aldolase encodes the protein MPIATPDKYAEMIDRAKAGGFAYXAVNVTSSQTLNATLQGFADAGTDGIIQVSTGGAAYWSGASVKDMVAGSLGFAAFAREVAKNYPINVALHTDHCPKDKLEGFVLPXLEASEREVAAGRDPIFNSHMWDGSHETLEENLRIGRELLARTHAAKMILEVEIGAVGGEEDGVENAINDKLYSTIEDGLATIAALGTGEHGRYITALTFGNVHGVYKAGNVKLRPELLKEIQAAVGAKIGKEXPFDLVFHGGSGSSDKEIADAVSFGVIKMNVDTDTQYAYTRPVVDHMFTNYSGVLKVDGEVGNKKTYDXRVWGASAEKGLAARVVEAAQQLGSAGKTFK
- a CDS encoding protease pro-enzyme activation domain-containing protein, giving the protein MRTSFKPRKFISKTLAIGAALACVFAFGTTAATAAPTSSDTAYPGGVPSWAEPANNQGAAAADASVEGEIYFQLRDLRXAKALATAVSTPGNRSYGQWLSPAQWIGRYSPTQKSYDSVLTYLKDQGLVTTGTPESRLFVVFRGTVAQLNATFDAELHNYDFKGTTVVGPSKAPTLPASIAAPVAGVSVDQGSLLTHPNYATPDGGTQPTPQARHTQPPAPTAACSNYFGQHSDTVPSAYGKTSYPTYVCGYTPRQIQSAYGKGDLTKTGHGRPPLTXQGQTVAIIDAYASPTMLSDINTYSATYGLPQMDGHSYQQIVPDPSEFVDQDLCGGPSGWQPEQALDVASVHGTAPAAKILYVGGFNCGGGLDVAMSKILDHKLANIVSNSYGNLGEALPADVILGEVNIQLQAAGEGIGLYFSSGDSGDEAANLGYTSPDFPASSPWVTAVGGTSLAVSKKGTYMFETGWGSVRDQIVDGAYVSALPXAEFRGGAGXGVSAVFAQPAYQXGVVPRSLSLGQRVMPDISSLADPYTGYVIGISPINNDSTLTTDPFTIQTYGGTSLAAPLSAGQMAVAQQVSGKTLGFANPVIYSTSRQQRGTFTDVTSPRRQQALAFTSPSTGNQYLVSMNLDTSLTTTKGYDNVTGIGSMNYGFALAISRHGR
- a CDS encoding TrmH family RNA methyltransferase — translated: MXVGPWEGELPEGEHWDPELLAEGDRRNVLDQYRYWSMEAIVAELDTRRHDFHVAIENWQHDMNIGTVVRTANAFLAKEVHIIGRRRWNKRGAMVTDRYQHVRHHPTVEDFVSWAQGEGLVIIGIDIFPDSEQLETYELPKNCVXVXGQEGPGLSDEVHAAAQTTLSIEQFGSTRSINAASAAGIAMHAWIRRHVFNQSVS
- a CDS encoding HAD-IIA family hydrolase → MTTASNRQPADIECWLTDMDGVLVHENKAVPGAAELIQRWVDTSKRFLVLTNNSIFTPRDLAARLKASGLEIPEENLWTSALATAQFLKSQMPHGRAFVIGEAGLTTALHEAGFILTDQNPDYVVLGETRNYSFEAITQAIRLIGHGARFIATNPDATGPSQEGPMPATGAIAALITKATGREPYVVGKPNPMMFRSAMNRIQAHSETTAMIGDRMDTDIIAGMEAGLHTVLVFTGITQPEDIDAYPFRPDQTMNSVADLLDHL
- a CDS encoding thymidine kinase encodes the protein MAKLYFRYGAMNSGKSTGLLQVAYNYEERGQRVLLVKPGXDSKGSGTIVSRLGISXTXDFLIQPEDDVRLTFAAHAAGDDPDALLEHVDVPPVACLLVDEAQFLTPQQIDGLFRIAVQDGVPVIAYGIRTDFKTKAFPGAARLLEIAHALEELKTICRCGRKALXNTRRVGEQVVFDGDQVAIEGADVWYESLCGTCYLEASGGRLGS
- the pyrE gene encoding orotate phosphoribosyltransferase produces the protein MTSTLAADRARLLELVKELAVVRGKVILSSGKEADYYIDLRRITLHHEASRLAGRVMLAMLDDACIDFETAGGLTMGADPVGTALMHAAGDAGRSIDAFVVRKAQXSYGMGRQVEGPSVDGRKVVVLEDTSTTGGSALTAVEGVRKAGXNIQAVAVIVDRDTGAKERIEAEANVPYLFVFGKDELGLD
- the nadE gene encoding ammonia-dependent NAD(+) synthetase — protein: MRALQAQIIGELGVRPTIEPAAEITRRVQFLKDYLKATGTKGYVLGISGGLDSTLAGRLAQLAVEELAEEGVEANFIAVRLPYGVQHDEDDAQKALEFINAKTEWTFNIAPAVDGFETEFATTATDDVTDFNKGNIKARSRMIAQYALAGQENLLVIGTDHAAESVTGFFTKFGDGGADILPLYTLNKRQNRSLLKELGASEQLYNKVPTADLLDGVPGRTDEEELGITYEEIDDYLEGKEIPEAAARSIERRXLQSRHKRTTPVSLLDSWWR
- a CDS encoding AMP-binding protein, with the protein product MNVTEEFRTARNKLLAMRLDNARAQREFIWPRFTEFNFALDWIDKIAEXPSTGANPALIIVEQDGTSTRRTFKELSARSNQVANWLRHKGIRRGDHMIIMLGNQVELWELMLACIKLGVIMIPTTTMMGPADLRDRVERGKARWVCARVDDAAKFADVPGDYTLVCIEPDGAGPGAGPDTGPGTGPTQSNTAPTTVAGAAAAANRPVLDYAESITAAADFTPDAPTLADETMLLYFTSGTTSKAKLVEHTHTSYPVGHLSTMYWIGLEPGDVHLNVASPGWAKHAWSNVFAPWIAEACVFVYNYSRFDAAALMGQMEKEHVTSFCAPPTVWRMLIQADLTLLKHPPTKVVSAGEPLNAEVIGQVERAWGQLIRDGFGQTETTVQVANTPGQPVKIGSMGRPLPGYDVVLVDLFTGEETDDGELCLRLNPAPVGLTKGYFGDPAKTAEAFRGGYYHTGDVASRDENGILTYVGRSDDVFKSSDYRLSPFELESVLLEXPAVAEAAVVPSPDELRLSVPKAYVVLTAAYQPGEETAKDIFAYCREHLPAYKRIRRLQFAELPKTISGKIRRVELRANEEVRHGTGLVPDGLERISRVGLLLTAPPANAASRLTENRQRRITNDC